A portion of the Oryzias melastigma strain HK-1 linkage group LG1, ASM292280v2, whole genome shotgun sequence genome contains these proteins:
- the anxa5b gene encoding annexin A5b isoform X2, with product MASKGTVKAAANFNASADAEVLHKAMKGLGTDEEAILQLLVARSNAQRQEIKAAYKTLFGKDLIDDLKGELGGKFETLIVGLMTPPTAYDVVSLRNAIKGAGTDEKVLVEILASRTPQQVKDIVAAYRQEYDDDLEEDVCGDTSGHFKRLLVILLQASRQTGIQEGEIENDAQVLFKAGEQKYGTDEQTFVTILGNRSAEHLRKVFDAYMKMSGYEMEESIQRETSGSLRDLLLAVVKCARSVPAYFAETLYYAMKGAGTDDNTLIRVMVTRSEVDMLDIRAEFRKLFARSLFSMIKGDTSGDYRKALLLLCGGDDE from the exons ATG GCCAGCAAAGGAACTGTGAAAGCTGCTGCTAACTTCAATGCCAGTGCAGATGCAGAGGTCCTGCACAAGGCCATGAAAGGCCTAG GGACCGATGAGGAGGCCATCTTGCAGCTGCTGGTCGCTCGGAGCAACGCCCAGAGACAGGAGATCAAGGCCGCCTACAAGACTCTGTTTGGAAAG GATCTGATAGACGACCTGAAGGGAGAACTTGGTGGTAAATTTGAGACCCTGATCGTGGGTCtgatgactccgcccactgcTTATGATGTGGTTTCTCTTCGAAATGCCATTAAG GGGGCGGGGACAGACGAGAAGGTGCTGGTGGAGATACTGGCTTCCAGAACACCTCAGCAGGTGAAGGACATTGTTGCCGCCTACCGACAGG AGTATGACGATGACTTGGAGGAGGATGTATGTGGAGACACCTCAGGTCACTTCAAGAGACTTTTGGTTATTCTGCTGCAG GCGAGCCGGCAGACAGGGATTCAGGAGGGAGAAATCGAGAACGATGCTCAG GTTCTCTTCAAGGCAGGAGAACAGAAGTATGGGACCGATGAACAAACGTTTGTTACCATCCTGGGCAACCGCAGTGCAGAACACCTGAGGAAAG TGTTTGATGCATACATGAAAATGTCTGGATATGAAATGGAGGAAAGCATCCAGAGAGAAACATCTGGAAGTCTGAGAGATCTGCTTCTAGCTGTTG tgaAGTGTGCCAGGAGTGTACCAGCCTATTTTGCCGAGACCCTCTACTATGCCATGAAA GGTGCAGGCACTGACGATAACACCCTGATTAGGGTGATGGTGACTCGTAGCGAGGTGGACATGCTGGACATCAGAGCTGAGTTCAGAAAGCTGTTTGCTCGCTCCCTGTTTTCGATGATCAAG GGGGACACCAGTGGAGACTACCGCAAGGCCTTACTATTGCTCTGTGGGGGTGATGACGAGTAA
- the fgfbp1b gene encoding fibroblast growth factor-binding protein 1 — protein sequence MLVLRGFALLFLFLDPRFSLTSAAPGRAHRGGDRASVLSSGKFSNGDNTQCTWNARNAGVAVVLRVTCSVVGINATSCEYTAKPQSCPGFLSDPKGFWKQLGRALRRMKGKLCEDKRALIKVGMCKSAPRDAHFKLDARGSPTVTEPRKPSKATAPPALRTTSTAPTACAKRADHTKTAEEYCGSSWTSLCAFFFSMLQSEDC from the coding sequence ATGCTTGTCCTGCGGGGTTTTGCGCTTCTGTTTCTGTTCTTGGATCCGCGCTTCTCTCTGACCTCTGCCGCGCCAGGCAGAGCGCACAGGGGCGGGGACAGAGCTTCGGTCCTCAGCTCAGGAAAGTTCTCCAACGGCGACAACACACAGTGCACGTGGAATGCGCGAAACGCGGGGGTGGCGGTAGTCCTGCGGGTCACCTGCTCAGTTGTGGGGATCAATGCCACAAGCTGCGAGTACACCGCCAAACCCCAGAGCTGCCCGGGATTCCTGTCCGACCCCAAAGGCTTCTGGAAACAACTCGGCCGAGCGCTCAGACGGATGAAAGGCAAGCTGTGCGAGGACAAGCGCGCGCTGATCAAAGTGGGCATGTGCAAGAGTGCGCCACGGGACGCGCACTTTAAGCTGGACGCGCGCGGTTCTCCAACAGTCACTGAGCCCAGAAAACCGAGTAAAGCCACGGCGCCACCCGCACTGCGCACCACCTCCACCGCACCGACGGCGTGCGCAAAACGCGCGGATCACACCAAAACAGCCGAGGAGTACTGCGGCAGCTCATGGACCAGCCTTTGCGCGTTTTTCTTCTCCATGCTGCAGAGTGAGGACTGCTAG
- the pkd2 gene encoding polycystin-2 isoform X2 gives MSASRVRPQSQAGTDKPPPRSLDSSEAIQMENTQHQDPGLGGVVGTPSPPSRQAWSRDNPVFEPEEEIMQADWPQASPGRRSAFTASGSSCSSGLGNYTRAGSSAQIPRGGLYPTPSLNAQQQDRHEHPGCLKQIFQKIRILWGTELMEDGDSSRERFLWNVLRELLTYITFLITICILTYGMRSTNMYYYTKVMSQLFLDAPLSSENPKTFRSLSTMEDFWKFTQGPFLSGMYWEVWYNNQSLPENQSFIYYENLLLGVPRLRQLKVHNETCSVHEDLRDEVQGCYGVYTPSNEDTSPFGPQNGTAWIYTTESKMNASTHWGEVSKYGGGGYYQDLSRTREESTLQLQFLKDHLWLDRGTRAVFLDFSVYNGNINLVCIARLLVEFPATGGVLTSWQFQTVRLIKYVSSWDYFVGVCEVAFCLFVLYYVVEEVLEIHIHRLHYFKNLWNCLDVLIVTLSVVAIIMSITRAAMVGNLLKGLENYTSHPSFDSLANLQVQFNNMAAVIVFFCWVKLFKFINFNKTMSQLSTTMSRCAKDLVGFAIMFFIIFLAYAQLAYLVFGTQVNDFSTFQGSVFTQFRIILGDFDFSEIEEANPILGPIYFTTFVVFIFFILMNMFLAIINDTYSEVKADMAQHRSEMEMTDFIKKGCNKALVKLRLKKTTVDDISESLRQAGGKLNYDELLQDLKEKGHTEEEIQAIFAKYDQDGDQELTEHDHQQMRDDLEKERDLDLERNSLTRPSSGRSFPRTQDDSEEDDDEDSGHSSRRRGSSSGGVSYEEFQVLVRRVDRMEHSIGSIVSKIDAVIVKLEGMERAKLKRRDVLVRLLDGVMEDERLGRDTDTHREQMERLVKEELERWESDDMASQVSHPQPTTPVGPRPRPPSSLSTEGLDASANGGTHV, from the exons ATGAGTGCGTCTCGAGTCCGGCCACAGAGCCAGGCTGGCACTGACAAGCCGCCGCCGCGCTCGCTCGACTCCAGCGAGGCGATACAGATGGAGAACACCCAACATCAAGATCCGGGCCTCGGTGGCGTCGTGGGCACGCCGTCCCCGCCGTCCAGACAGGCGTGGAGCCGGGACAACCCAGTTTTTGAACCGGAGGAGGAAATCATGCAAGCCGACTGGCCTCAAGCAAGTCCCGGTAGGAGGTCTGCGTTCACGGCCTccggcagcagctgcagcagcggcCTCGGGAATTACACCCGCGCGGGCAGCAGTGCCCAAATCCCGCGAGGAGGACTGTATCCCACCCCGAGCCTGAATGCCCAGCAGCAAGACAGACATGAGCACCCCGGATGTTTGAAGCAGATATTTCAAAAAATCAGAA tTCTGTGGGGCACAGAGCTGATGGAGGATGGTGACAGCAGCCGTGAAAGGTTCCTCTGGAACGTACTGAGAGAGCTGCTCACATATATCACATTTCTCATCACCATTTGTATCT TGACATATGGAATGAGAAGTACCAACATGTATTATTACACCAAAGTAATGTCTCAGCTTTTCCTCGACGCACCGCTGTCTTCTGAGAACCCCAAGACTTTCAGGAGCCTCTCCACCATGGAGGATTTCTGGAAG ttcacTCAGGGGCCCTTTCTCAGTGGTATGTATTGGGAGGTGTGGTACAACAACCAGAGCCTGCCAGAGAACCAGAGTTTCATCTACTATGAGAACCTCCTCCTCGGCGTGCCACGACTCCGCCAGCTCAAAGTCCACAACGAGACCTGCTCCGTCCACGAAGATCTCAGGGATGAAGTTCAAGGTTGCTATGGCGTATACACCCCCAGTAATGAAGACACCTCTCCTTTTGGCCCTCAAAATGGAACAGC GTGGATCTACACCACAGAAAGCAAGATGAATGCCAGCACTCATTGGGGTGAGGTGTCCAAATATGGAGGTGGAGGCTACTACCAAGACTTGTCTCGCACCAGGGAGGAGTCTACTCTCCAACTGCAGTTCCTCAAGGACCACCTGTGGCTGGACAGAGGCACCAGAGCCGTCTTCCTCGACTTTTCAGTCTACAACGGAAACATCAACCTTGTCTGTATAGCCAG GTTGTTGGTGGAGTTCCCGGCTACTGGTGGCGTGTTGACCTCTTGGCAGTTCCAAACAGTGCGCCTGATAAAGTACGTGTCCAGCTGGGACTACTTTGTTGGCGTGTGCGAGGTGGCGTTCTGTCTGTTCGTCCTCTACTACGTGGTGGAGGAAGTGCTGGAAATCCACATTCACCGGCTGCATTACTTCAAGAACCTGTGGAACTGTCTGGATGTTCTGATTGTGACA TTAAGTGTTGTTGCCATTATTATGAGCATAACCAGAGCAGCCATGGTTGGAAACCTCCTCAAAGGGTTGGAGAACTACACCTCCCACCCTAGCTTTGATTCTCTGGCTAACCTGCAGGTTCAGTTCAACAACATGGCTGCAGTGATAGTCTTTTTCTGCTGGGTAAAG CTCTTCAAGTTCATCAACTTCAACAAAACCATGAGTCAGCTGTCCACCACCATGTCCCGCTGTGCCAAGGACCTCGTGGGTTTCGCCATCATGTTCTTCATCATTTTCCTGGCTTATGCTCAGCTTGCCTACCTGGTGTTTGGAACTCAAGTCAATGATTTTAGCACTTTCCAAGGCAGCGT GTTTACCCAGTTTAGAATTATCTTGGGAGACTTTGACTTTTCAGAGATTGAAGAAGCAAATCCAATTCTTGGACCAATTTACTTTACGACCTTCgtcgtcttcattttctttattctcaTG AACATGTTTCTGGCCATCATTAATGATACATACTCTGAAGTGAAGGCGGACATGGCCCAGCACAGGTCGGAGATGGAAATGACCGACTTCATCAAGAAg GGCTGTAACAAAGCTTTGGTCAAATTGAGGTTGAAGAAGACAACAGTGGACGACATATCGGAGAGTTTGCGTCAAGCCGGGGGAAAGCTGAACTACGATGAACTCCTTCAGGATCTTAAAGA AAAGGGCCACACGGAAGAAGAGATTCAGGCTATATTTGCCAAGTACGACCAGGACGGGGATCAGGAATTGACGGAACATGACCACCAACAAATGAGAGATGACCTGGAGAAGGAGAGA GACTTGGATCTGGAACGCAACTCACTGACCAGACCCagcagtgggaggagcttccctCGTACACAAGACGACTCCGAAGAGGACGATGATGAGGACTCCGGTCACAGCTCTCGTCGGCGTGGCAGCAGCTCAGGGGGCGTGTCTTATGAGGAGTTTCAAGT GCTTGTGAGGCGCGTGGACAGAATGGAGCATTCAATCGGCAGCATCGTGTCCAAGATCGACGCCGTGATAGTGAAGCTGGAGGGCATGGAGAGAGCGAAGCTGAAAAGAAGAGACGTGCTGGTCCGGCTGCTGGATGGAGTCATGGAG GACGAGCGTTTGGGGCGGGACACGGACACCCACAGAGAGCAGATGGAGAGGCTGgtgaaggaggagctggagcgcTGGGAGTCGGATGATATGGCCTCGCAGGTCAGTCACCCTCAGCCCACCACCCCCGTTGGCCCTCGGCCTCGACCCCCTTCCTCCCTGTCCACGGAAGGCCTGGACGCGAGCGCTAACGGAGGAACCCACGTGTGA
- the anxa5b gene encoding annexin A5b isoform X1 translates to MFQASKGTVKAAANFNASADAEVLHKAMKGLGTDEEAILQLLVARSNAQRQEIKAAYKTLFGKDLIDDLKGELGGKFETLIVGLMTPPTAYDVVSLRNAIKGAGTDEKVLVEILASRTPQQVKDIVAAYRQEYDDDLEEDVCGDTSGHFKRLLVILLQASRQTGIQEGEIENDAQVLFKAGEQKYGTDEQTFVTILGNRSAEHLRKVFDAYMKMSGYEMEESIQRETSGSLRDLLLAVVKCARSVPAYFAETLYYAMKGAGTDDNTLIRVMVTRSEVDMLDIRAEFRKLFARSLFSMIKGDTSGDYRKALLLLCGGDDE, encoded by the exons ATGTTCCAGGCCAGCAAAGGAACTGTGAAAGCTGCTGCTAACTTCAATGCCAGTGCAGATGCAGAGGTCCTGCACAAGGCCATGAAAGGCCTAG GGACCGATGAGGAGGCCATCTTGCAGCTGCTGGTCGCTCGGAGCAACGCCCAGAGACAGGAGATCAAGGCCGCCTACAAGACTCTGTTTGGAAAG GATCTGATAGACGACCTGAAGGGAGAACTTGGTGGTAAATTTGAGACCCTGATCGTGGGTCtgatgactccgcccactgcTTATGATGTGGTTTCTCTTCGAAATGCCATTAAG GGGGCGGGGACAGACGAGAAGGTGCTGGTGGAGATACTGGCTTCCAGAACACCTCAGCAGGTGAAGGACATTGTTGCCGCCTACCGACAGG AGTATGACGATGACTTGGAGGAGGATGTATGTGGAGACACCTCAGGTCACTTCAAGAGACTTTTGGTTATTCTGCTGCAG GCGAGCCGGCAGACAGGGATTCAGGAGGGAGAAATCGAGAACGATGCTCAG GTTCTCTTCAAGGCAGGAGAACAGAAGTATGGGACCGATGAACAAACGTTTGTTACCATCCTGGGCAACCGCAGTGCAGAACACCTGAGGAAAG TGTTTGATGCATACATGAAAATGTCTGGATATGAAATGGAGGAAAGCATCCAGAGAGAAACATCTGGAAGTCTGAGAGATCTGCTTCTAGCTGTTG tgaAGTGTGCCAGGAGTGTACCAGCCTATTTTGCCGAGACCCTCTACTATGCCATGAAA GGTGCAGGCACTGACGATAACACCCTGATTAGGGTGATGGTGACTCGTAGCGAGGTGGACATGCTGGACATCAGAGCTGAGTTCAGAAAGCTGTTTGCTCGCTCCCTGTTTTCGATGATCAAG GGGGACACCAGTGGAGACTACCGCAAGGCCTTACTATTGCTCTGTGGGGGTGATGACGAGTAA
- the LOC112137643 gene encoding broad substrate specificity ATP-binding cassette transporter ABCG2 yields MCRGGALSSQRKRSSHSDLSGRLGFDSKLQRAGSNAPAFGTISHSVSESGGRPGLGRHSSAVDLFASKENTHCPLFFSMKDLNAPLGTDPQAHPWPPLPLYASPPVKMILPVPVGVGTQMTRGISGGERKRTSIGMELIIDPAVLFLDEPTTGLDASTANSVLLLLKRMASHGRTIIMSIHQPRYSIYRLFDTLTLLVSGKMVYHGPAPNALDYFANIGYSCEPHNNPADFFLDVINGDFTATTSTKGHSSDELDFEMWSSARRNIKEHLVEEYRSSSYCSDTRAELKRISQNKECSSQTKSRTITYNSSFAQQLRWVLQRTFKNLMLNPQTSVAQLTVNIFLALIVGAIFFGVKDDQSGIQNRMGALFFITTNQCFSTVSAAELFISERKLFVHEYISGYYRVSVYFLSKILSDITMRTVTSLIFSLIVYFMIGLKSTVAAFLIFTLTVTLVAYTATAMTMAISADQSVVALANILMTITFVFMMIFSGLLVNLPSIMDWLAWLKYFSIPRYGLAALKINEFVGLKFCDESIIQFANSSAGIINCTVRTAGQTCTGEQYLDYLGIESSSWGLWENHVALTVMMVIFLIIAYLKLRFIQKFS; encoded by the exons ATGTGTAGAGGCGGCGCTCTCTCCTCTCAGAGAAAAAGGAGTTCACATTCTGACTTATCTGGACGACTGGGCTTTGATAGCAAGCTCCAGAGAGCAGGCAGCAACGCACCTGCCTTTGGTACCATCTCACATTCAGTCTCTGAATCTGGGGGCAGACCTGGTCTGGGGAGGCACTCTT CAGCAGTGGATCTGTTTGCCAGCAAAGAGAACACCCACTGCCCACTCTTCTTTTCCATGAAGGACTTGAACGCCCCTCTGGGGACGGATCCTCAGGCTCACCCATGGCCTCCTCTGCCACTGTATGCGTCTCCCCCAGTGAAAATGATATTACCGGTGCCAGTAGGG GTGGGCACACAGATGACTCGAGGGATCTCAGGAGGTGAGAGGAAAAGAACAAGCATTGGGATGGAGTTGATCATTGATCCTGCAGTCCTGTTTTTGGATGAACCCACCACAGGCCTGGATGCTAGCACGGCTAactctgtgctgctgctgctgaaaag AATGGCTAGTCATGGAAGAACAATAATCATGTCCATCCACCAACCTCGCTACTCCATCTACAGGCTGTTTGACACTCTGACCCTATTGGTCAGTGGGAAAATGGTTTATCACGGTCCAGCTCCAAATGCTTTGGATTACTTTGCCAACATAG gctattccTGTGAGCCCCACAACAACCCAGCTGACTTTTTCCTGGATGTTATCAATGGAGACTTCACTGCTACAACCTCAACCAAAGGCCACAGCTCTGACG AGTTGGACTTTGAGATGTGGAGCTCAGCCAGGAGGAACATCAAGGAGCATCTTGTGGAGGAGTATCGGAGCAGCAGCTACTGCAGCGACACTCGAGCTGAGCTGAAGCGCATCTCCCAGAATAAGGAGTGTAGTTCCCAAACCAAGTCTCGCACCATCACCTACAACAGTTCGTTTGCTCAGCAGCTGCGGTGGGTTCTTCAGAGAACCTTCAAGAACCTCATGTTGAACCCCCAAACATCTGTGGCTCAG CTGACCGTCAACATCTTCCTGGCTCTCATCGTTGGAGCCATTTTCTTTGGAGTCAAGGATGACCAGAGTGGCATCCAGAATAG GATGGGAGCTCTGTTCTTCATCACTACCAACCAGTGCTTCAGCACCGTGTCTGCAGCCGAGCTCTTCATCTCTGAGAGGAAGCTGTTTGT GCACGAGTACATCAGTGGGTACTACCGGGTGTCGGTTTACTTCCTGTCTAAGATCCTGTCCGACATCACCATGCGCACTGTCACCTCGCTAATCTTCAGCCTCATTGTCTATTTTATGATTG GTCTGAAGTCAACAGTGGCAGCTTTTCTCATCTTCACGCTGACGGTGACTTTAGTGGCCTACACGGCCACCGCTATGACCATGGCCATCTCTGCTGACCAGAGCGTGGTGGCGCTCGCCAACATCCTCATGACCATCACCTTTGTCTTCATGATG ATATTTTCTGGCCTGTTGGTGAACCTGCCCAGCATCATGGATTGGCTCGCTTGGCTGAAGTACTTCAGCATTCCCCGTTACGGTCTTGCA GCCTTGAAGATTAACGAGTTTGTTGGGTTAAAGTTTTGTGACGAGAGCATAATCCAGTTTGCTAATTCGTCAGCAGGAATAATCAACTGCACCGTGAGGACAGCCGGTCAGAC ATGTACAGGAGAGCAATACCTGGACTACCTGGGAATAGAGTCCAGCTCCTGGGGTCTGTGGGAGAATCACGTGGCTTTGACTGTGATGATGGTCATCTTCCTCATCATTGCCTATTTGAAGCTCAGATTCATCCAGAAGTTCTCCTAA
- the pkd2 gene encoding polycystin-2 isoform X1, translating to MSASRVRPQSQAGTDKPPPRSLDSSEAIQMENTQHQDPGLGGVVGTPSPPSRQAWSRDNPVFEPEEEIMQADWPQASPGRRSAFTASGSSCSSGLGNYTRAGSSAQIPRGGLYPTPSLNAQQQDRHEHPGCLKQIFQKIRILWGTELMEDGDSSRERFLWNVLRELLTYITFLITICILTYGMRSTNMYYYTKVMSQLFLDAPLSSENPKTFRSLSTMEDFWKFTQGPFLSGMYWEVWYNNQSLPENQSFIYYENLLLGVPRLRQLKVHNETCSVHEDLRDEVQGCYGVYTPSNEDTSPFGPQNGTAWIYTTESKMNASTHWGEVSKYGGGGYYQDLSRTREESTLQLQFLKDHLWLDRGTRAVFLDFSVYNGNINLVCIARLLVEFPATGGVLTSWQFQTVRLIKYVSSWDYFVGVCEVAFCLFVLYYVVEEVLEIHIHRLHYFKNLWNCLDVLIVTLSVVAIIMSITRAAMVGNLLKGLENYTSHPSFDSLANLQVQFNNMAAVIVFFCWVKLFKFINFNKTMSQLSTTMSRCAKDLVGFAIMFFIIFLAYAQLAYLVFGTQVNDFSTFQGSVFTQFRIILGDFDFSEIEEANPILGPIYFTTFVVFIFFILMNMFLAIINDTYSEVKADMAQHRSEMEMTDFIKKGCNKALVKLRLKKTTVDDISESLRQAGGKLNYDELLQDLKEKGHTEEEIQAIFAKYDQDGDQELTEHDHQQMRDDLEKEREDLDLERNSLTRPSSGRSFPRTQDDSEEDDDEDSGHSSRRRGSSSGGVSYEEFQVLVRRVDRMEHSIGSIVSKIDAVIVKLEGMERAKLKRRDVLVRLLDGVMEDERLGRDTDTHREQMERLVKEELERWESDDMASQVSHPQPTTPVGPRPRPPSSLSTEGLDASANGGTHV from the exons ATGAGTGCGTCTCGAGTCCGGCCACAGAGCCAGGCTGGCACTGACAAGCCGCCGCCGCGCTCGCTCGACTCCAGCGAGGCGATACAGATGGAGAACACCCAACATCAAGATCCGGGCCTCGGTGGCGTCGTGGGCACGCCGTCCCCGCCGTCCAGACAGGCGTGGAGCCGGGACAACCCAGTTTTTGAACCGGAGGAGGAAATCATGCAAGCCGACTGGCCTCAAGCAAGTCCCGGTAGGAGGTCTGCGTTCACGGCCTccggcagcagctgcagcagcggcCTCGGGAATTACACCCGCGCGGGCAGCAGTGCCCAAATCCCGCGAGGAGGACTGTATCCCACCCCGAGCCTGAATGCCCAGCAGCAAGACAGACATGAGCACCCCGGATGTTTGAAGCAGATATTTCAAAAAATCAGAA tTCTGTGGGGCACAGAGCTGATGGAGGATGGTGACAGCAGCCGTGAAAGGTTCCTCTGGAACGTACTGAGAGAGCTGCTCACATATATCACATTTCTCATCACCATTTGTATCT TGACATATGGAATGAGAAGTACCAACATGTATTATTACACCAAAGTAATGTCTCAGCTTTTCCTCGACGCACCGCTGTCTTCTGAGAACCCCAAGACTTTCAGGAGCCTCTCCACCATGGAGGATTTCTGGAAG ttcacTCAGGGGCCCTTTCTCAGTGGTATGTATTGGGAGGTGTGGTACAACAACCAGAGCCTGCCAGAGAACCAGAGTTTCATCTACTATGAGAACCTCCTCCTCGGCGTGCCACGACTCCGCCAGCTCAAAGTCCACAACGAGACCTGCTCCGTCCACGAAGATCTCAGGGATGAAGTTCAAGGTTGCTATGGCGTATACACCCCCAGTAATGAAGACACCTCTCCTTTTGGCCCTCAAAATGGAACAGC GTGGATCTACACCACAGAAAGCAAGATGAATGCCAGCACTCATTGGGGTGAGGTGTCCAAATATGGAGGTGGAGGCTACTACCAAGACTTGTCTCGCACCAGGGAGGAGTCTACTCTCCAACTGCAGTTCCTCAAGGACCACCTGTGGCTGGACAGAGGCACCAGAGCCGTCTTCCTCGACTTTTCAGTCTACAACGGAAACATCAACCTTGTCTGTATAGCCAG GTTGTTGGTGGAGTTCCCGGCTACTGGTGGCGTGTTGACCTCTTGGCAGTTCCAAACAGTGCGCCTGATAAAGTACGTGTCCAGCTGGGACTACTTTGTTGGCGTGTGCGAGGTGGCGTTCTGTCTGTTCGTCCTCTACTACGTGGTGGAGGAAGTGCTGGAAATCCACATTCACCGGCTGCATTACTTCAAGAACCTGTGGAACTGTCTGGATGTTCTGATTGTGACA TTAAGTGTTGTTGCCATTATTATGAGCATAACCAGAGCAGCCATGGTTGGAAACCTCCTCAAAGGGTTGGAGAACTACACCTCCCACCCTAGCTTTGATTCTCTGGCTAACCTGCAGGTTCAGTTCAACAACATGGCTGCAGTGATAGTCTTTTTCTGCTGGGTAAAG CTCTTCAAGTTCATCAACTTCAACAAAACCATGAGTCAGCTGTCCACCACCATGTCCCGCTGTGCCAAGGACCTCGTGGGTTTCGCCATCATGTTCTTCATCATTTTCCTGGCTTATGCTCAGCTTGCCTACCTGGTGTTTGGAACTCAAGTCAATGATTTTAGCACTTTCCAAGGCAGCGT GTTTACCCAGTTTAGAATTATCTTGGGAGACTTTGACTTTTCAGAGATTGAAGAAGCAAATCCAATTCTTGGACCAATTTACTTTACGACCTTCgtcgtcttcattttctttattctcaTG AACATGTTTCTGGCCATCATTAATGATACATACTCTGAAGTGAAGGCGGACATGGCCCAGCACAGGTCGGAGATGGAAATGACCGACTTCATCAAGAAg GGCTGTAACAAAGCTTTGGTCAAATTGAGGTTGAAGAAGACAACAGTGGACGACATATCGGAGAGTTTGCGTCAAGCCGGGGGAAAGCTGAACTACGATGAACTCCTTCAGGATCTTAAAGA AAAGGGCCACACGGAAGAAGAGATTCAGGCTATATTTGCCAAGTACGACCAGGACGGGGATCAGGAATTGACGGAACATGACCACCAACAAATGAGAGATGACCTGGAGAAGGAGAGA GAGGACTTGGATCTGGAACGCAACTCACTGACCAGACCCagcagtgggaggagcttccctCGTACACAAGACGACTCCGAAGAGGACGATGATGAGGACTCCGGTCACAGCTCTCGTCGGCGTGGCAGCAGCTCAGGGGGCGTGTCTTATGAGGAGTTTCAAGT GCTTGTGAGGCGCGTGGACAGAATGGAGCATTCAATCGGCAGCATCGTGTCCAAGATCGACGCCGTGATAGTGAAGCTGGAGGGCATGGAGAGAGCGAAGCTGAAAAGAAGAGACGTGCTGGTCCGGCTGCTGGATGGAGTCATGGAG GACGAGCGTTTGGGGCGGGACACGGACACCCACAGAGAGCAGATGGAGAGGCTGgtgaaggaggagctggagcgcTGGGAGTCGGATGATATGGCCTCGCAGGTCAGTCACCCTCAGCCCACCACCCCCGTTGGCCCTCGGCCTCGACCCCCTTCCTCCCTGTCCACGGAAGGCCTGGACGCGAGCGCTAACGGAGGAACCCACGTGTGA